A stretch of the Perca flavescens isolate YP-PL-M2 chromosome 3, PFLA_1.0, whole genome shotgun sequence genome encodes the following:
- the tbx2b gene encoding T-box transcription factor TBX2b isoform X1: protein MRDPVFTGTAMAYHPFHAHRPTDFPMSAFLAAAQPSFFPALSLPPGALTKPITDHGLAGAAEAGLHPALSHHQAAHLRSMKSLEPEEEVDDDPKVTLEAKDLWDQFHKLGTEMVITKSGRRMFPPFKVRINGLDKKAKYILLMDIVAADDCRYKFHNSRWMVAGKADPEMPKRMYIHPDSPATGEQWMAKPVAFHKLKLTNNISDKHGFVQTILNSMHKYQPRFHIVRANDILKLPYSTFRTYVFPETEFVAVTAYQNDKITQLKIDNNPFAKGFRDTGNGRREKRKQLTMPSLRMYEDQCKADREGADSDASSSEPPTGRDAVHSPLGADTSPLRFSRPSRDDKTCTDSEQELEHQDERCTGSNSPGPEPVSPYSSRCEERIRDRPSTEKKDDSLFSIRNLEKDKAEGRHRKDTTDVLTKDSEAGGISATKEAFSPLMVQTESPSHFSPGHLQSLALSGLHSQQFFNPLGAGSPLLFHPGQFAMAPGAFSAMGMGHLLASVNGLENGSLSAQGTGGTPNPFPFHLSQHMLASQGIPMPPFGGLFPYPYTYMAAAAAAASASTLPATSTASPLSRNPFLSASRPRLRFNPYQLPVSLPQSSSLLSAGLQGSLNPGSESSKPGSRETSPAPEHHSNHKTGGLSGRAASPKTSMKDSVNELQSIQRLVSGLEGKREPSPSGDSPK from the exons ATGAGAGATCCAGTTTTCACAGGGACTGCAATGGCTTATCACCCTTTCCACGCTCACCGGCCGACCGACTTCCCCATGTCCGCTTTTCTAGCGGCCGCGCAGCCTTCCTTCTTCCCGGCGCTCAGCCTTCCTCCCGGGGCACTCACCAAGCCCATTACGGACCACGGCCTGGCCGGGGCGGCGGAGGCTGGGCTCCACCCGGCCCTCAGCCACCATCAGGCGGCTCATCTCCGCAGCATGAAGAGCTTGGAGCCCGAGGAGGAAGTGGACGACGACCCAAAAGTTACACTGGAAGCCAAGGATCTTTGGGACCAGTTTCATAAACTCGGGACGGAGATGGTTATTACCAAGTCCGGAAG GAGGATGTTCCCTCCGTTCAAAGTGCGAATAAATGGACTCGATAAAAAAGCCAAATACATCCTGTTGATGGACATTGTGGCGGCGGACGACTGCCGCTACAAGTTCCACAACTCCCGCTGGATGGTGGCGGGCAAGGCCGACCCGGAGATGCCCAAGAGGATGTATATCCACCCGGACAGCCCGGCCACCGGCGAGCAGTGGATGGCCAAGCCTGTTGCTTTTCATAAACTCAAGCTGACCAACAACATTTCAGACAAACACGGATTT gtccaGACCATCCTGAACTCAATGCACAAGTACCAGCCCCGGTTCCACATAGTGCGGGCCAACGACATCCTGAAGCTCCCTTACAGCACCTTCAGGACCTACGTCTTCCCGGAGACCGAGTTCGTGGCTGTGACAGCATATCAAAATGACAAG ATAACGCAGCTGAAGATTGACAACAACCCTTTCGCCAAAGGATTCCGAGACACGGGGaatggaaggagagagaaaag GAAACAGCTAACCATGCCGTCGCTGCGGATGTATGAGGACCAATGCAAGGCGGACCGGGAAGGCGCGGACTCAGACGCCTCGTCCAGTGAGCCTCCGACCGGCAGGGACGCCGTCCACTCCCCGCTGGGAGCCGACACCAGCCCGCTGAGGTTCAGCAGGCCCAGTCGAG ATGATAAAACGTGCACTGACAGCGAGCAGGAGCTGGAGCATCAAGACGAGCGCTGCACTGGCTCCAATAGCCCGGGACCTGAACCTGTGTCCCCCTACAGCTCCAGGTGTGAGGAACGCATCAGGGACAGGCCTAgcacagaaaagaaggatgaCTCTTTATTCAGTATAAGAAACCTTGAGAAGGACAAAGCGGAGGGCAGGCACAGGAAGGACACCACGGACGTGTTGACAAAGGACTCAGAGGCCGGAGGCATTAGTGCCACTAAGGAGGCCTTCTCCCCTCTCATGGTCCAGACCGAGAGCCCCTCGCACTTCAGCCCAGGCCACTTACaaagcctggctctgtctggcCTGCACAGTCAGCAGTTCTTTAACCCTCTGGGCGCCGGATCACCGCTGTTGTTTCACCCCGGGCAGTTTGCCATGGcccctggagccttttctgctATGGGCATGGGGCATCTATTGGCCTCTGTAAATGGTTTGGAAAATGGCAGCCTCTCCGCCCAGGGCACAGGAGGAACGCCTAACCCCTTTCCCTTCCATCTGTCCCAGCACATGCTCGCCTCTCAG GGCATCCCCATGCCTCCATTTGGAGGTCTGTTCCCATACCCCTACACCTATATGGCGGCGGCTGCAGCGGCGGCCTCGGCCTCAACCCTCCCAGCCACCAGCACCGCCAGCCCACTTTCCAGGAACCCATTCCTGAGTGCGTCACGTCCCCGGCTCCGCTTCAACCCGTACCAGCTCCCAGTGTCGCTGCCTCAGAGCTCCAGCCTGCTCTCCGCTGGCCTGCAAGGCAGCCTCAACCCAGGCTCTGAATCCTCCAAACCAGGCAGCAGGGAGACCAGCCCAGCCCCGGAGCACCACAGCAACCATAAGACAGGTGGGTTGAGCGGGAGGGCCGCATCTCCCAAAACCTCCATGAAGGACTCAGTGAATGAGCTGCAAAGCATTCAGAGACTGGTGAGCGGCCTGGAGGGCAAGCGGGAGCCCTCCCCGAGTGGAGACTCTCCCAAGTGA
- the tbx2b gene encoding T-box transcription factor TBX2b isoform X2, with product MRDPVFTGTAMAYHPFHAHRPTDFPMSAFLAAAQPSFFPALSLPPGALTKPITDHGLAGAAEAGLHPALSHHQAAHLRSMKSLEPEEEVDDDPKVTLEAKDLWDQFHKLGTEMVITKSGRRMFPPFKVRINGLDKKAKYILLMDIVAADDCRYKFHNSRWMVAGKADPEMPKRMYIHPDSPATGEQWMAKPVAFHKLKLTNNISDKHGFTILNSMHKYQPRFHIVRANDILKLPYSTFRTYVFPETEFVAVTAYQNDKITQLKIDNNPFAKGFRDTGNGRREKRKQLTMPSLRMYEDQCKADREGADSDASSSEPPTGRDAVHSPLGADTSPLRFSRPSRDDKTCTDSEQELEHQDERCTGSNSPGPEPVSPYSSRCEERIRDRPSTEKKDDSLFSIRNLEKDKAEGRHRKDTTDVLTKDSEAGGISATKEAFSPLMVQTESPSHFSPGHLQSLALSGLHSQQFFNPLGAGSPLLFHPGQFAMAPGAFSAMGMGHLLASVNGLENGSLSAQGTGGTPNPFPFHLSQHMLASQGIPMPPFGGLFPYPYTYMAAAAAAASASTLPATSTASPLSRNPFLSASRPRLRFNPYQLPVSLPQSSSLLSAGLQGSLNPGSESSKPGSRETSPAPEHHSNHKTGGLSGRAASPKTSMKDSVNELQSIQRLVSGLEGKREPSPSGDSPK from the exons ATGAGAGATCCAGTTTTCACAGGGACTGCAATGGCTTATCACCCTTTCCACGCTCACCGGCCGACCGACTTCCCCATGTCCGCTTTTCTAGCGGCCGCGCAGCCTTCCTTCTTCCCGGCGCTCAGCCTTCCTCCCGGGGCACTCACCAAGCCCATTACGGACCACGGCCTGGCCGGGGCGGCGGAGGCTGGGCTCCACCCGGCCCTCAGCCACCATCAGGCGGCTCATCTCCGCAGCATGAAGAGCTTGGAGCCCGAGGAGGAAGTGGACGACGACCCAAAAGTTACACTGGAAGCCAAGGATCTTTGGGACCAGTTTCATAAACTCGGGACGGAGATGGTTATTACCAAGTCCGGAAG GAGGATGTTCCCTCCGTTCAAAGTGCGAATAAATGGACTCGATAAAAAAGCCAAATACATCCTGTTGATGGACATTGTGGCGGCGGACGACTGCCGCTACAAGTTCCACAACTCCCGCTGGATGGTGGCGGGCAAGGCCGACCCGGAGATGCCCAAGAGGATGTATATCCACCCGGACAGCCCGGCCACCGGCGAGCAGTGGATGGCCAAGCCTGTTGCTTTTCATAAACTCAAGCTGACCAACAACATTTCAGACAAACACGGATTT ACCATCCTGAACTCAATGCACAAGTACCAGCCCCGGTTCCACATAGTGCGGGCCAACGACATCCTGAAGCTCCCTTACAGCACCTTCAGGACCTACGTCTTCCCGGAGACCGAGTTCGTGGCTGTGACAGCATATCAAAATGACAAG ATAACGCAGCTGAAGATTGACAACAACCCTTTCGCCAAAGGATTCCGAGACACGGGGaatggaaggagagagaaaag GAAACAGCTAACCATGCCGTCGCTGCGGATGTATGAGGACCAATGCAAGGCGGACCGGGAAGGCGCGGACTCAGACGCCTCGTCCAGTGAGCCTCCGACCGGCAGGGACGCCGTCCACTCCCCGCTGGGAGCCGACACCAGCCCGCTGAGGTTCAGCAGGCCCAGTCGAG ATGATAAAACGTGCACTGACAGCGAGCAGGAGCTGGAGCATCAAGACGAGCGCTGCACTGGCTCCAATAGCCCGGGACCTGAACCTGTGTCCCCCTACAGCTCCAGGTGTGAGGAACGCATCAGGGACAGGCCTAgcacagaaaagaaggatgaCTCTTTATTCAGTATAAGAAACCTTGAGAAGGACAAAGCGGAGGGCAGGCACAGGAAGGACACCACGGACGTGTTGACAAAGGACTCAGAGGCCGGAGGCATTAGTGCCACTAAGGAGGCCTTCTCCCCTCTCATGGTCCAGACCGAGAGCCCCTCGCACTTCAGCCCAGGCCACTTACaaagcctggctctgtctggcCTGCACAGTCAGCAGTTCTTTAACCCTCTGGGCGCCGGATCACCGCTGTTGTTTCACCCCGGGCAGTTTGCCATGGcccctggagccttttctgctATGGGCATGGGGCATCTATTGGCCTCTGTAAATGGTTTGGAAAATGGCAGCCTCTCCGCCCAGGGCACAGGAGGAACGCCTAACCCCTTTCCCTTCCATCTGTCCCAGCACATGCTCGCCTCTCAG GGCATCCCCATGCCTCCATTTGGAGGTCTGTTCCCATACCCCTACACCTATATGGCGGCGGCTGCAGCGGCGGCCTCGGCCTCAACCCTCCCAGCCACCAGCACCGCCAGCCCACTTTCCAGGAACCCATTCCTGAGTGCGTCACGTCCCCGGCTCCGCTTCAACCCGTACCAGCTCCCAGTGTCGCTGCCTCAGAGCTCCAGCCTGCTCTCCGCTGGCCTGCAAGGCAGCCTCAACCCAGGCTCTGAATCCTCCAAACCAGGCAGCAGGGAGACCAGCCCAGCCCCGGAGCACCACAGCAACCATAAGACAGGTGGGTTGAGCGGGAGGGCCGCATCTCCCAAAACCTCCATGAAGGACTCAGTGAATGAGCTGCAAAGCATTCAGAGACTGGTGAGCGGCCTGGAGGGCAAGCGGGAGCCCTCCCCGAGTGGAGACTCTCCCAAGTGA